The Mycolicibacterium flavescens genome has a segment encoding these proteins:
- the rpsD gene encoding SSU ribosomal protein S4P: protein MARYTGPATRKSRRLGVDLVGGDQSFEKRPYPPGQHGRARIKESEYRLQLQEKQKARFSYGVMEKQFRRYYEEANRLPGKTGDNLLRILESRLDNVIYRAGLARTRRMARQLVSHGHFLVNGVKVDIPSYRVSQYDIIDVKEKSLNTDPFVIARETAGDRPIPSWLQVVGERQRILVHQLPERAQIDVPLSEQLIVELYSK from the coding sequence ATGGCTCGTTACACCGGACCCGCGACCCGCAAGTCCCGCCGCCTCGGCGTGGACCTGGTCGGCGGCGATCAGTCGTTCGAGAAGCGCCCCTACCCGCCCGGCCAGCACGGTCGCGCGCGGATCAAGGAAAGCGAATACCGCCTGCAGCTGCAGGAGAAGCAGAAGGCCCGCTTCTCCTACGGCGTGATGGAGAAGCAGTTCCGTCGCTACTACGAGGAAGCCAACAGGCTGCCCGGCAAGACCGGTGACAACCTGCTGCGCATCCTGGAGAGCCGGCTGGACAACGTCATCTACCGCGCAGGCCTGGCCCGCACCCGCCGGATGGCGCGGCAGCTGGTCAGCCACGGCCACTTCCTGGTCAACGGTGTCAAGGTCGACATCCCGAGCTACCGGGTGTCGCAGTACGACATCATCGACGTGAAGGAAAAGTCGCTGAACACCGATCCGTTCGTGATCGCGCGGGAGACCGCGGGCGACCGCCCTATCCCGTCGTGGCTTCAGGTCGTCGGCGAGCGTCAGCGCATCCTGGTGCACCAGTTGCCGGAGCGCGCGCAGATCGACGTGCCGCTGTCCGAGCAGCTGATCGTCGAGCTGTACTCGAAGTAA
- the rpsK gene encoding 30S ribosomal protein S11, with the protein MPPAKKTAAGPKKGQKTRRREKKNVPHGAAHIKSTFNNTIVTITDPQGNVIAWASSGHVGFKGSRKSTPFAAQLAAENAARKAQEHGVKKVDVFVKGPGSGRETAIRSLQAAGLEVGAIADVTPQPHNGCRPPKRRRV; encoded by the coding sequence ATGCCACCCGCCAAAAAGACCGCGGCCGGCCCCAAGAAGGGGCAGAAGACCCGTCGCAGGGAAAAGAAGAACGTCCCGCACGGTGCCGCGCACATCAAGAGCACGTTCAACAACACGATCGTGACGATCACCGACCCGCAGGGCAACGTCATCGCCTGGGCGTCGTCGGGGCACGTGGGCTTCAAGGGCTCGCGTAAGTCCACACCGTTCGCCGCGCAGCTGGCCGCCGAGAACGCCGCCCGCAAGGCGCAGGAACACGGCGTGAAGAAGGTCGACGTGTTCGTCAAGGGCCCGGGCTCGGGCCGCGAGACCGCGATCCGGTCGCTGCAGGCCGCCGGCCTCGAGGTCGGCGCGATCGCCGACGTCACGCCGCAGCCGCACAACGGGTGCCGTCCGCCGAAGCGGCGCCGGGTCTAG
- the rpsM gene encoding 30S ribosomal protein S13 has protein sequence MARLVGVDLPRDKRMEIALTYIYGVGRTRSQEILDATGISRDLRTKDLTDDQVTQLRDYIEANLKVEGDLRREVQADIRRKIEIGCYQGLRHRRGLPVRGQRTKTNARTRKGPKRTIAGKKKAR, from the coding sequence ATGGCACGTCTCGTGGGCGTCGACCTCCCGCGCGATAAGCGCATGGAGATCGCCCTGACCTATATCTACGGCGTCGGCCGTACCCGCTCCCAGGAGATTCTGGACGCCACCGGCATCAGCCGGGATCTGCGCACCAAGGACCTGACCGATGATCAGGTGACCCAGCTGCGCGACTACATCGAAGCCAACCTCAAGGTGGAGGGCGATCTGCGCCGCGAGGTGCAGGCCGACATCCGCCGCAAGATCGAGATCGGCTGCTACCAGGGTCTGCGGCACCGCCGTGGGCTTCCGGTGCGCGGCCAGCGGACCAAGACCAACGCGCGCACCCGCAAGGGGCCCAAGCGCACCATCGCCGGCAAGAAGAAGGCCAGGTAA
- the infA gene encoding translation initiation factor IF-1 infA, producing MAKKDGAIEVEGRVVEPLPNAMFRIELENGHKVLAHISGKMRQHYIRILPEDRVVVELSPYDLSRGRIVYRYK from the coding sequence ATGGCCAAGAAAGACGGTGCCATAGAGGTCGAGGGTCGCGTGGTCGAACCCCTGCCCAATGCGATGTTCCGCATTGAGCTGGAGAACGGACACAAGGTCCTTGCCCACATCAGCGGCAAGATGCGGCAGCACTACATCCGCATCCTGCCCGAGGACCGCGTCGTGGTGGAGTTGTCTCCCTACGACCTGTCCCGGGGCCGCATCGTTTACCGGTACAAGTAA
- a CDS encoding prolyl oligopeptidase family protein, giving the protein MATVGGVGTDDIGIGADNDARTPHRPTVPRIQAPLRSAVQPLTRTGGYYARSWRDYLHDGRDQTPTVRPTVALAAEAFRDEVVLLGLRARRPLSDPRAFERIHGEVVAAVDFYGQRGCLDDPAAFFAAPGPPSDLDVSPVRRRNRSYYRLRWTSGYRPDATEPGADRWLGYGAVSRGYGLLLRHPEPRPWLVCVHGTEMGRAAIDLAIFRAWYLHEELGLNVVMPVLPMHGPRAKGLPKGAVFPGEDVLDDIHATAQAVWDVRSLLSWIRRQQPKASIGVYGLSLGGFIAALVASLDDDLECAVLGVPVADLVGLLARHSGMDSDDPRMETIRLAAPLGRMISPLSLPPQVPMGGRFIYAGIADQVVHPREQIDRLWEHWGRPDIQWYRGGHTGFFRSRPVHRFVTAALVQSGLVRGSDAEPDRPETATG; this is encoded by the coding sequence GTGGCTACTGTCGGAGGTGTGGGAACAGACGACATCGGCATCGGCGCCGACAACGACGCACGGACTCCGCACCGCCCCACCGTGCCGCGGATACAGGCACCGCTGCGCAGTGCGGTGCAACCGCTGACGAGAACTGGCGGTTACTACGCGCGCTCGTGGCGTGACTACCTCCACGACGGCCGCGATCAGACGCCGACCGTGCGGCCGACGGTCGCGTTGGCCGCCGAGGCGTTTCGTGACGAAGTGGTGCTGCTCGGGCTGCGAGCGCGGCGTCCGCTCAGCGATCCGCGGGCGTTCGAGCGGATCCACGGTGAAGTGGTCGCGGCGGTGGACTTCTACGGACAGCGTGGATGCCTCGACGATCCGGCGGCGTTCTTCGCCGCGCCGGGGCCGCCCAGCGACTTGGACGTCTCACCGGTGCGTCGCCGCAACCGCTCCTATTACCGGTTGCGCTGGACCAGCGGGTACCGGCCGGACGCGACCGAACCGGGCGCCGACCGCTGGCTGGGTTATGGCGCCGTCTCCCGCGGCTACGGTCTGCTGCTGCGCCACCCCGAACCGCGGCCGTGGCTGGTGTGTGTCCACGGCACCGAGATGGGGCGGGCGGCGATCGACCTGGCGATCTTCCGCGCCTGGTACCTGCATGAGGAGTTGGGTCTCAACGTCGTGATGCCGGTGCTGCCGATGCACGGTCCGCGCGCCAAGGGGCTGCCGAAGGGTGCGGTGTTCCCCGGCGAGGACGTCCTCGACGACATCCACGCCACCGCGCAGGCGGTGTGGGACGTCCGCAGCCTGCTGTCGTGGATCCGCCGGCAGCAGCCAAAAGCGTCGATCGGCGTGTACGGCCTGTCGTTGGGCGGTTTCATCGCGGCGTTGGTGGCCAGCCTCGACGACGACCTGGAATGCGCGGTGCTGGGCGTGCCGGTCGCAGACCTGGTCGGGCTTTTGGCGCGGCACTCGGGCATGGACAGCGACGATCCGCGGATGGAGACGATCAGGCTGGCCGCCCCGCTGGGCCGGATGATCTCGCCGCTGTCGTTGCCGCCACAGGTCCCGATGGGCGGGCGCTTCATCTACGCGGGCATCGCCGACCAGGTGGTCCACCCTCGCGAGCAGATCGACCGGCTGTGGGAGCACTGGGGCCGTCCCGATATCCAGTGGTACCGCGGCGGGCACACCGGCTTCTTCAGGTCCCGGCCGGTGCACCGGTTCGTCACGGCCGCGCTGGTGCAATCGGGCCTGGTCCGCGGCAGTGACGCAGAACCGGACCGGCCCGAGACGGCGACGGGTTGA